The Jaculus jaculus isolate mJacJac1 chromosome 3, mJacJac1.mat.Y.cur, whole genome shotgun sequence genome includes the window GTGGTAGGGTGACCAGCAGAGAAAGAAGATACTCGTCACCAAGATGGCCACCCTAACCGCTTTCTGCCGCTGAGGGCGCCGCTGAGCCTGGCACAGCCTGTGTACCACTCCCACATAGCACCAGCCCATCACCAGCATTGGCAACAGGAAGCCTCCAACATGGTAGAGGAAGCGGGAGGTAAACCAGGCGCTGGTTTCAGCTCGGTTCTCTTGGGAGAATGTGCAGCGTGGCAGGGAGTCATTGTTATGAGGTTGGCTGACCTTGGCAAAAAGAAGTTCTGGCAAGGCAAACAGGAAGCCGGCCAGCCAGATGGTCGCACAGGTGATATGGATGGAGAGGAGACGACGGTGGCGGTAGGCATGGACAGCGTGGACGATGGCTAGGTAGCGGTCCACAGCGATGCAGGCCAACAGCAGGCTGCTGCAGTAGAAATTGATCTTGTGCAGAGCAATCACAGTTTTGCAGAGAAAGGTTCCCAAGATCCAACCCACCAAGCCCTCTGCCACAGCAAAAGGCAGGATAAAGACCAGCAGGAGGTCAGCCACTGCCAGGTGGAACAGGAAGGTCTCAGTGGAGCTTCGTGTCTGCCGGTGCCGCTCCAGGATCACGAGCACCAGAACGTTGCCCATCATGCCCAAGAGGAAGATGAGGCTGTAGGCCACGGGCATGAACACGGCCTTGAAGGAGGCCAGCAGGGGCCCTTCTACTGTGGAGCAGAAGTGACTTTCCATGCGGGGCGTCTCCATGCTGTTATTGTAGATGGCTAAGTCATTGTACTGTAAGAACAAGGAGAAAGGGTGGTGAGGAATGAGGACTCTGCCTTCCCTCTTTGAGAAAAAACTTCACTGTCTTGTAGACTTTTCCTATCCTTCTAGGTTAACTGCTTTTGTCCCTGAGCTATTCCAGTTTCATTTGGTGTGTCTTTGAACAAATCATGctctttaccaactttaaaattttttctaaagtattttaattaattaattaattttggtttttttgaggtagggtctcactttagcccaggctgacatggaattcactatggagtctcagggtggccttgaactcacggcaattcccctatctctgcctcccgagtgctgggattaaaggcgttcaccaccacgcccggctaagtattttatttttatttactggagagagagagacagatagaaaatgggtgtccctgtgccagagcctctcgctgctgcaaacaaacaccggacccaggcgccaccttgtgcatctggcttatgtgaatcctggggaattgaacctgggtcttttggctttgcaggcaagtgccttaaccactaaaccatctctctagctctgcttttccagctttttttttttttttaattggttttactgggcacatgcctttaatcccagaatttaggaggcagaggtaggaggatcgccatgagtttgaggccaccctgagactacatagtgaattccaggtcagcctgagctagagtgagaccctacctcaaagccccCTCtcaaaacaaactatatatatatatatatatatatatatatatatatatataaaatatttatttgcaagaagagagagagaatgaatatggtgcaccagggcaccttgccactgcaaacgaactccagatgcatgcactactttgtgcatttggctttatgtgggtactggggaattgaacccaggctgtcaggctttgctttATATATCTCCCATTCTCTATttagttagctttttttttttttttttttaagctgggcatagtggcacacgcctttatgagagagaaagtgagagagagaagaaagggagaaagaaagatttggtacaccagggcctccagtcactgacattgaactctatatgcatgtgccacctgtgtgcatgtatgacattATGtgttgtatcaccttgtgcatctgtcttatgtgggatctggagagttgaacactggtccttcggctttgcaggcaagcgccttaactgttaagccatctctccagctcccctatttgttttttttttgttgttgttgttggtctgtttgttttggtttttcaaggtagggactctctctagcccaggctgaccagtaattcactatgtagtctcagggtggccttgaactcacagaaatcctcttacttctgcctcccaagtgctaggattaaaggtgtgtgccaccacgtccagcccaactctatttgtttttgaaagaggGTCTCCCTGCGTTCCCTTGCTGGCATAGAGCTCTATGTATATCAGgttgccttgaacttgtggtgatcatcctgcctctgcttcctgaatactgggattatagattatTAATGTGTTGtatcatgcctttttttttttcccttcctttccttttctttctttttaaaatttatttatttactttttgttttttcgaggtagggtctcactgtagcccaggttgacctggaactcactatgtagtcttagggtggccttgaactcatggtaatactcctacctctgctgagtgctgggattaaaggcatgtgccattacatTCTGctgttttaaatttaacttttatttatttgagtgctggAAGATGGATCCAGAGCCTGTGCATGCTAGATAAAtgctccacctctgagccacaTCCATATCCCACACTTTGGGTTGTTTGTCTGCCAAAGGAACCAATCTCTTACATACTAGGGATGAGGATGGAAGGAGATGCATGGTGTCAATGTGCTTTGATGACTTATCTTGTCTTTATGTGTCCTCGGGTGTGGCAGACTGCAGGCTCTGGGACTTGAGTCAGAACTGGCATTTGGGGACTGGATCTGGTTGGATCAAGGAGCTAACGTTCCCATTCTGAACAGAACAGCAGGCAGTAACAAGTAGGATCctgctgctgggggagggggggatgggTGGAGGCTGAGGTGGCTTGCTGACTGTCTCTAGATTTGCTCCCCTGTTCCTGATTGAAAATTAAGCAAATGGCCTCCCATCTGGTTTAATCCACACAAGCTGGAGGTATGTAACATTGCTCTTAGTTTACAGATGTGTCTTGCTAAAGACTAGATTTATCTGTCCCCAGAGTCAGTACCTCCACCACCGTGTGGCACTGTCTGAGTTTCCCTCTAAAGAGCCCACAGAAGGGCAGATGCATTGCTTCCTGCCACTTTCCATTCCGTATCAGATCCATAGACACAGGATCCAGGCAGCAGAGAGCCCAGAGGTGACAGTAAGACCGACAATGGGAGACCAGGCACAGGGGATCGTGTCTATTCCCAGTGAAGGGGGGTGCCCGCTATGTCTCCGGAAgtgccctcctcctctctctgtcactcctccTGCCCAGCACCCTAGCACTCAGGGTTTTTGCCTGCTAACCGCAGAGGAAGATACAGTGGCTGTTTTCATACCTTTCACTCACAGCTGCCCTGCACCTgtttctcctcacctcccagttcTGTTCCTCACATCCTCCCCTGACCAACCTCCTCCCTG containing:
- the Cxcr5 gene encoding C-X-C chemokine receptor type 5, producing the protein MNYPLTLDLSNYNLEDLYNDLAIYNNSMETPRMESHFCSTVEGPLLASFKAVFMPVAYSLIFLLGMMGNVLVLVILERHRQTRSSTETFLFHLAVADLLLVFILPFAVAEGLVGWILGTFLCKTVIALHKINFYCSSLLLACIAVDRYLAIVHAVHAYRHRRLLSIHITCATIWLAGFLFALPELLFAKVSQPHNNDSLPRCTFSQENRAETSAWFTSRFLYHVGGFLLPMLVMGWCYVGVVHRLCQAQRRPQRQKAVRVAILVTSIFFLCWSPYHIVIFLDTLARLKAVDNSCELNGYLPMAITMCEFLGLAHCCLNPMLYTFAGVKFRSDLSRLLTKLGCAGPASLCQLLPSWRKSSLSESENATSLTTF